Within Burkholderia cepacia GG4, the genomic segment TTCGACAACTACGAGGTCAACGCGCGCTATGCGCTGACGCCGGCCGTCTCGCTCGCCGGCGCCTATACGTTCACCGACGGCCGCTACGACGACGCAACCGGCAGCCACCGGCCGAAATGGCATCAGGTGACGCTGATGGCCGATTACGCGCTGAGCAAGCGCACCGACGTGTATGCGGAAACCGTGTACCAGCACCAGTTCGGCGTGCCGTCCGGCGCGACGCTCGGGTTCGCGAACGTGACGGGGCTCGCGGCTTCGTCGACCAATACGCAGGTCGTCGCGACGGTCGGCATCCGGCATCGGTTCTGACCGCGCGCCGGCCGTCGCAGGCCGGCCGCTCTGTGCAATCCCGCATGGACGCGCGCCGGCCGAACAGGGATCATTCGGGGAATCCGGGCCCGCTCGCCCGCGAAACCGGTACACTCGGCGCCGGGCGCGCGCCGGATCGGCATTCGGCAGCGGGCCGCCGCCGACTCTGGAATCGCGATCCCATGACCACACCGATCTATCAGGAAATCAAGGACTTCATCCTCGCCCGCATTCATGCCGGCGAGTGGGCGGAAGGCGACCAGGTGCCGTCGGAGAACGAACTCGCGCGCGAATTCAACGTCGCGCGGATGACCGTCAACCGCGCGCTGCGCGAACTGACGGCCGAACAGGTACTCACGCGCACGCGCGGCTCCGGCACGTATGTCGCCTCGCCGAAGTACGAATCGACGCTCGTCGCGATCCGCAGCATCTCGGACGAAGTCGCCGCGCGCGGCCACGCTTATCGCGCGCAGGTGCTGCAGGTCGGCGCGGCCGTCGCCGATGCGAAGCTCGCCGACGAACTGCAGCTCGATACGGGCAACCCGATCTTCCATTCGCGCGTGCTGCATTTCGAGAACGACACGCCCGTGCAACTCGAGGAACGCTGGGTCAATCCGGCCTGTGCGCCGGAATATGCGTTGCAGGACTTCACGACGACGACGCCGAACCAGTACCTGACGCGCGTCGCGCCGCTGCAGCGCGTCGAATACCGGATCGAGGCCGCGATGCCCGACGCCGAAACGCGCCGCCACCTGACGATGGACGACCGCGAGCCATGCCTGTTGCTGCATCGGCGCACGTGGTCGCAGGGGATGGTCGCGTCGGTCGCCAATCTGTGGCACCCGGGCAGCCGTTACCGGTTCACCGGGCATTTCTGACGCGCGGCGGGCACGTCAGCGCGCGTCGGGCCGCCCCAGGCGCTCGATCGCGTCGACCGCCAGCCGCAATCCATCCTCCCGCGCGATTCGCGCACCGAGTTCGCCGGCACGCGCTCGCGTGTCGGCACGCGTGGCAAATACGATCGCGCGTGCGAGCGCGGCGCCATCGATACGGCGCCCCGCGACCGGCGCAGCCGCGACGCCGAGCCACCGCAGCCGGTCCGCCCAGAAGAACTGATCGCCCGCGAACGGCACGACGACCGACGGAATCCCCGCCCGCGCGACCGAATGCGTGGTGCCGGATCCGCCGTGATGGATCGCCATCGATACGTGCGCAAACAACCCGTCGTGCGGCGTCTCGCCGATCACGCACACGTGCGCCGGCAGCTGCGCCGCGTCGATGCCGCTCCAGCCCGGATAGAACAGCGCGCGCCGGCCGTCGAGCGCCTGCACCAGCGCATCGGCCAGCGCCGCCCGGTCGAACCCGGCCATGCTGCCGAACCCCACATAGACGGGCGGCTCGCCTGACTCGAGAAAGGTCGACAGCGCGGGCGGCGGCGTCCACGCCGGTGCATCGATGCGCCACTGGCCGCAGGCCAGCGCATTCGACGGCCAGTCGAGCGGACCGGACAGCAGCGCCGGCGACACGCCGTACAGCATCGGATGATCGGTCCACACGCGCTTGCGCGGCGGCAACCCGCACACGCTTGCGCGCGCCGCGTTGGTCGCCTGCCGGAACGCGTGCCACAGCAGCGCGTTCACGAACCGGTGGCTGACGCGATTCAGCCAGCGCGGCACCTTGCCGGGCGGCAGGAACGGCGAGGCGAATGCCGCGGTCGGCGTGATCGGAATCATCCCCGTGCCGATCGCCGGCACGCCGCGATACTCGGCGACCGACAACCCGACGAACGACGCCAGCCCGGATACGAGGATCGCGTCGCAGCCGGCCGACGCATCCGCGACTTCGCGCATCCATGCAGCGGTGTTCGCATTCGCGATCGCCGCGAGCGCCTTCGACGTGTCGTTGAAACCGCCGCGCTCGCGCACCGCATCGGACAACGCGCCATCCGGCGCGATCGCCGCGCGGATATCGCCGGACAACGGCACCGACGGCACGCCGAGCGCGGCGGCCGAGCCGAGCGTCGCGGCATCGGCCAGCAACCGGACTTCATGACCGGCATCCAGCAGCGCGCGCCCCAGTGCCGCGAGCGGGCGCGTGTCGCCTTCGGTGCCGTAGGTGGCGATGACGAGCTTCATGCATGACTCCTCGTGCACGACGACAACGAGTGGATCCATAAAAGTGCACGTCGTATACTAATGCAATTCGTGCACTTTCCGTCAACACCCGAGCCATGCCGATGACGACCGACGATCCGGGCCGCCGCGCACGCAAGCGCATCCAGATGCTGGCGCATCTCGCCACCACCGGCGCACGCCTGTTCGATGCCCACGGCTACGATGCCGTCACGATGGAGCAGATCGCCGCGCAGGCCGACGTCGCGAAACGTACGCTGTACAACCACTTTCCGACGAAGGAAGCCGTGCTCGCGCATTGGCTCGAAGGCGAACTCGCACGCGATCTCGCGCATCTGCAGCGCGACGTCGCGCGACGGAAAAGCTTCGCAGCGCGGATCGGCTGCGTGCTCGATGCGTCGGCCGCGTGGTGCGAGCAGCACCCGGCATACCTGCTCGCCTACCTGCGGCATCGTTTCCTGAGCATCGGCGCGACGCAAGCGGAAGGCGGCAAGGAGAACGGCAGCGACGTCGCGCTGGTGTGGCAGCAACTGATCGTGGCCGGCCAGCAAGCAGGCGAACTGAATCCGGCATTGGCGGCCGATCAGCTCGCGACGTGGTTCCATCACCTGTACCTCGCGGCGATGCTGCGCTGGCTGACCGTGCCGGGGTTGTCGCTGAAGCGGGAATTCCAGTCGGTTGCGAGACTGTTTGTCGAGGGGGCGCAAGCACGGACCTGAGCAACGGCCGAATGCCGGCCAGGCGCTCAGAGCCGCCCGAGCACGACCGCGAGCAGCGTGCGCCCGAAGCGGGCGACCGCCACGCCGCACGCGACGAAGGTGCGCGTCACTTCTTCCTCGATGTGTCGGCCGCCGGCGCACGGCGCTTTGCCGTATCCGCACCGCCGGCCGGCCATTGCGTCTCGTCGAGCAGCCGGTCGAACAGGCGCGCGCGGACTGCGCGGCCAGTTACGCGTCGACAACCTGATCGCGAACCGCTCGTATGTCGCGCTCGACATGTTCCCGAACGTGCCGCCCGCGTCGGTCGACACGGAGCGGCTGCCGATCGCGCTGCCGACCGTGCCCGGCACGCTCGATGTGCTTCGGGTACGCCATGCCGAGCTCGCCGGCACACTGTCCCGCCTGCCGCTCGATCGCATGGGCATCCACCTGAACACGGCGCTCGCGAGCACCCGTGCGCTGTTCGCGCAGCTCGATACCGAACTCGCGCCGCATGCGCGCGACGCACTGGGTGCCGCGCGACAGACGTTCGCGGCCGCGCAGGCGACGCTCGGGCAGGAAGGTGCGTCCGCATCGAACGTCCAGCGGGCGTTGACGCAGTTCACGCGCACGTCGAGTGCGCTGCGCGCGCTGGCCGACGATCTGGAACACCATCCGGAATGGCTGCTGCCCGGCGCTGCGGGCGATGCGCAGCCGGTCGACGCGGCGCGGCGCGCGAGCGACGGACGCTGAATGCGTCGCGCGCTGCACCGGCATTTTCACAACGAACGCACGGACGGGGTGCCAAATCTCCCGCGCAGCAGTATGCTGGTGTTGTACGGCCGCGCACGATGCATCGGGCAATCCCCTAGTCCCCGCATTGCCGCGCCGTCGTCACGACCGCAATCATGCGCTGCAAGGAGGGCTTCGTGATGACTACCACGCATCAGCACTTCCACCTCGAACTACGGCACGCTACCGCGCCGACCTATTTCATCAGCTACCTGTTTCCCGCCTTGCTGTTCGTATACGAACTGCTGCGCGTCGGCCAGTGGATCCGCGATCACGGGATGCAATTCGCCGCGTTCAAGCAGATGGGTTACGAGTATCTGCTGATGCTGCTGTTCGTCGGGCTGCAGATCGTCGTCGAAGCGATCTTCCTGCTCGGCGCCGCGATGCGTCGCGATCATCGCGATTTCGAGCACCGCCTGCCGAACGTGATCCTGGGCATCGGCTGCTCGATCGCGCTGCTCGCGATCGATCTCGCGATCCAGCTGTCGTTCTGAGCGCCGGCGGGTTCGGCCCGCCAGTCGCATCGCGCTCGCGCGCTCAGGCGCGCGCGTCGCGCAGCAACGTCGCGACCGCCGCGAGTACGTCGTCGGTCCGCTCGCGATGCGGCAGGTGTCCGCATCGGTCGAGCAGCAGGAACGACGACGGTCCCGCGACGCGCGCGGCGATCC encodes:
- the hutC gene encoding histidine utilization repressor, which encodes MTTPIYQEIKDFILARIHAGEWAEGDQVPSENELAREFNVARMTVNRALRELTAEQVLTRTRGSGTYVASPKYESTLVAIRSISDEVAARGHAYRAQVLQVGAAVADAKLADELQLDTGNPIFHSRVLHFENDTPVQLEERWVNPACAPEYALQDFTTTTPNQYLTRVAPLQRVEYRIEAAMPDAETRRHLTMDDREPCLLLHRRTWSQGMVASVANLWHPGSRYRFTGHF
- a CDS encoding glycosyltransferase produces the protein MKLVIATYGTEGDTRPLAALGRALLDAGHEVRLLADAATLGSAAALGVPSVPLSGDIRAAIAPDGALSDAVRERGGFNDTSKALAAIANANTAAWMREVADASAGCDAILVSGLASFVGLSVAEYRGVPAIGTGMIPITPTAAFASPFLPPGKVPRWLNRVSHRFVNALLWHAFRQATNAARASVCGLPPRKRVWTDHPMLYGVSPALLSGPLDWPSNALACGQWRIDAPAWTPPPALSTFLESGEPPVYVGFGSMAGFDRAALADALVQALDGRRALFYPGWSGIDAAQLPAHVCVIGETPHDGLFAHVSMAIHHGGSGTTHSVARAGIPSVVVPFAGDQFFWADRLRWLGVAAAPVAGRRIDGAALARAIVFATRADTRARAGELGARIAREDGLRLAVDAIERLGRPDAR
- a CDS encoding TetR/AcrR family transcriptional regulator, translated to MPMTTDDPGRRARKRIQMLAHLATTGARLFDAHGYDAVTMEQIAAQADVAKRTLYNHFPTKEAVLAHWLEGELARDLAHLQRDVARRKSFAARIGCVLDASAAWCEQHPAYLLAYLRHRFLSIGATQAEGGKENGSDVALVWQQLIVAGQQAGELNPALAADQLATWFHHLYLAAMLRWLTVPGLSLKREFQSVARLFVEGAQART